TTGCAGCTTAGCACAGTGCTGTGTTTCAGGAGGGCGGGGTTATGGAGGGCTGCGTTCCCATAATATGTTGCACTTAAAAGTCCATGGGGTGGGATAAGTGATGCCAATGGGGcttccttgcttcctttgtACACCGTGTGTTCAGTCACCTGCTGTAAAACAGCCCCGGTGCTTCCACTCCTCCGCTTCTCCCTCGCTtcaaagaacagaaggaaaggggCTTGGTGCTCTGGCAGTGCAGGGAAGGAGGCTCCTGAGACCCGGGGAGAAGGGAGGACGAGCCATGAATTATTCAGCGTAGCTGTTGGTGTGAGAGTGGAGCTGAGACCCACTCCAGCAGTGACCCCAGCATCAGGCTCTGGTCAGGAGCCCTGAATTTGGGAGATGCAGGCTCAGCCTGCTGGGTGCGGAGGCACGAGGGTGCCCGGGGACCTGGGCCTGGGGGCTTCTGTCCCTGCATCCCTGCCCTGGGGGCAAGCCTTGGGCTTCCCATCAGCTTTGGTTGCTTTGGCCcgaaagaggaggaaagatgGCTGAGAAGGGGCACCTGTGTGCCGAAAGGAGAGGGGTGGCTGCAGGCAAGAGCCCCAGAAGTGAACGCGGCTGGGATCGCCCTCCAGCTGGCTCGGTAACAAATTCCCTGACACAGGGAACAATTTTTCCCTGACTCTGCCAATTCCTTAACGCTGCTGACTCTAAGGGCCCCGTGGGGAGGGGAACTTGAACTCTGCAAAAAGCTCTCCACTGCAGCTTTATTTAAGGCTATGTGGCGGATGCTGAGatattaaaggcaaaaaaaaaaaaaacccacacaacaTAATGGATGGTGCTAGGCTGGGCAGCGAGCACCTCTGCCCCCGTGGCCGTGATACAACAGCCACACCAGCTGCCCTGTGCCTTTTCCCTGTCTCTTTTTGCTCCTAACCCCTTGTGGTGCTTCAGCTGATGGGGCTGTTGCCTTGCTGGGGACAGTCACTGGTCTCACCTCTGTGATCTGTGCTTAATAATTCCCAGGTCCCCTTTTCCTGGCTTTTGAGGCAGCCCTGGGCTTGTCTCTAGCAGCAGCGTGGTGTTTTCTCAGCTGGACATCAGTGTCTTGTTGACACGGcccaagagaaaggaaaaggactgagcatctttattttttactctgcgctgcttctgtttatttttttttaatccctacTTCTCATCTGTAGAAGTCCTTGTGCTGACAcgatgttatttatttataaaatatgtacaGGAAAGTGCTTGGGTATCGGTCCCACCCTCCAAGGCTGGCCGTGCTTGTTCAGCCAGCAGGAGCGAAGGTGAAAGACAATTTCTGTGCCTTggagctgggagaaggaggagaaggaaagggctGAGAAAGATAGAGACTTCAAAGTATGTGAGCAAATATTTACAGGTTCCAagacacacgcacacacaaaaaatatatctaCAGTGTTGTCTTGGGGATACAGGGAGTCAGGCTTGAAGTAGAGCCTGCTCACAGCTCCATTTGTTATATTGATTTATAAAGACTACGGGTATTGATTTCTGTCTGCTGTGCTGTCAGCAGGGTGCGCAGCCCCAGCGAGACCCAGGCTCGGGTGCTGGCAACGGGCAGCCGAGGCCGCTCCAGCCACGGGTTCGTGCTGCTGGGGATTTTGCGGCAGTGCTGTCTTTGTTTATGCTTAGTTTTTGCAAATGAGGGCTGAATGCTTCTGAGGCACTCCCTCGAGCACCAGGGAGAGGAGGATGCTAGCAGGGAGCGTGTTTCCGAGCGGATAAGAGGCAAATATTCTGCTTTAGGGTTTCccactggctgctgctgttttaatgtGATGTGAACCAAGCTGAGGTCTTTGCTGGCGCTTGGGGCAAGTAGGGAGCATCCCCAAAACCTGACCAGCTCCCGAGAGCTGGGGATGGGACGTGGATTTTGGTGCCTGCAGCGGTGCTACAGAGGGTGCAGGGCATGGGATTGAAATGGTGCTGTGGAGTGGCACTGCTTGTGAAGCCACAGTGAGAGAAGCATCcaccctccttgctgccaccctgcagctctgcaagagCACGTGGGGGCCTTGGGGAAAGGTTTTGCATGCAAATCCTGGGGCAGAGATGCTTTAAAGCAGATTTCCCTCCCGGACCAGCAGGTGCCATGAAGGGACACCCCCCTACCCCAAAGAGCTTGGGGCTTGCTCTTTCCCCTGTAATGTTGCACCCCAGCTCTGGTTGCAGACTGACTGCCCAGTCTGGGATTAGCACAGCATCGATGTGCAGGGGGCGAGGTGCCCCAGGGCTGGTGTTTGCAGGGGGCAGGATGCTGTTTGCACCTGGGGGTGCCCTGGTGCTGGACTGCAGCAGCGTGGAAGGGCTCAGCGTGCCAAGTTGGTACCCATGGGGACAAGGGGAAGCTGTGGCAGTGTGTGCGTGGCTGCTTTGCCAGGCAGGAGCACACAGCTtggcaggagggggctgctggcctGCAAGGGAGTGACTGCATGGGATCAGGTTGTGGGTGCGAGGGTGTCTGTCTTGGTCCCCGAGCTCGGTGGTCACCCCAGTTCAAACTGTCCATGGCCTATGCAGGTGAAACTTGGCTGGAGGAGACGGAGGAGACCTCGGTCTTGCTCTGGGATACGGCAGAGGAAACATCTTCGTCCCCAAAGGGGTTCTTGCCGCAGCAGATTGTGGTGATCATGCAGTTACGGAACTGAAGGGGGGAGACAAAAGGAGAACAATGGCACCCGAGGGCAGCAGGGGTGAGCTGCAAGACTGAGAGCCCTGAGCTTGCTGCTCCCCTGGGCTGAGATGCAACTGGGGAGGACCAAGGTGCCCCCGGTGACACTGGGCGTACTGGGAAGCCCCATGCAGGGGAGAGGCCGTGCCCTGGGACATCTCACCTGCTTGTTCATGAGGACGTAGATGATGGGGTTGTAGAGGGAGGAGCTCTTGGAGAAGAAGGCAGGCACTGACATGAGCGTGGCGGTGAAGTCCGCTCCCTTGTTGGTGAAGATCCAGAACGCCACCACGGCGTAGGGCGTCCAGGCCAGCATGAAGCCCAGCACCATCAGGATCACCATCCGCGTCACctccttctctgccttctgcGTGGTGGCCGACTCCTGCTGCTGCGCGGCTGCCTGCGGGTGGGGGGCGGTGAGGGGCAGCCCCCAGTTTTCCGCCTCCTCGGCATCacctcccctctcctgcccGTGCTGCCCACCCGGTGCCCCTTCACCCCTCTGTGTACCCCCCACCCCGGCTGTTACCTCTCGGACTTTGCAAATGAGGCGCCCgtaggagaagaaaatgacCACGACTGGGATGATGAAGTGGATGATGAACATGTAGAGGACGTAGGACTCGTTGTGGTAGTCGGGGTTGTGGGTGTAGTAGTCGGGGCCGCAGGAGCACTGCATCCCCTCGGGCATGTATCTGCCAGCGAGAAAGGTTAGGACCATCACCAGGACCCTCCCCGGGACAACAGGATGGGTTCTACCTGGGGACTGGATTCCCCAAGGAAGGGGGGATGCTCCCAGAGTGGCACATGTCCAGCTTCTTCTCTGCACCCTGTGCCTATTGCCTTGTGCCCCTGGCCTcgctggctctgcagcacagctcctgtggGACCTGCAGCCCGCAGCACCACTCACGCCATGCCGACGCGTTGCGCTTGGGTGCATAGCATCGTTTTGTTTTGACACTGCTTCCTCCCACGGGCAGCGGgctatttatttccttcctacGTGGCTGAGCACTTGCCTGCCAGGAGCCACCTGCTCTCTCCCTCTGCAGATGGAGGGATGCTGAGCGGGGACGAGCTGCTGGCTCGGCAGGTCTGAGCTCTGGAGGGCTTGGTCCCCACCGCTGTGTCGGGCAGCAGGATGCACAGCTCACATCCTGGGTGCAATACaagtcaggttggatgggaagCCGAGGACCTGCCTGGCCCTGAATCTTAATCCAAAGCCAGAGAGGAGCTGTGTGCCCATGCCGTGTTTTAGGGGGATGATGGAGGGACTTTGCTGCCCCAAAGCCACCTCCTGCCTGTGCCCAAAGAGGTGATAGGGGCTTGTTGTGACCCACAGGGCAGCTCCGCAGCAGggtggcagctggggctggagctgcagctttAGGGAAATCACCTCCGTCTCACTCCTCCCTTTCACTCCTCAAAGTTCTGGGTGGGCTTTGGCTGATGCATCGGCTCCTGGCGGGGGCTGTGGATGCATGCAAGAGCCAGATGTGCGCGTGCAAGAGCCAGGACTGAAAttcactgcagtgctgggagcagaaCAGATGGGTTTGCAGGGAGAGCATGGCCGGGATGCTGGGAAAGGTGCTGCGGGGCTCCCAGCAGCCACGCTACGGGAGCAGCACATGAGCAAGGCCACAGCCTTGTCTGTGGGGCTGGTTGCTCAAACACCCTTTTGTGatctgcagagagaaatggaaCCTTCACGGCACGGGTGGGACGAGCCATGCCTAGCAAAGCCATTCTTTCCCTGCAGGGTGTGAAGGGCAACTGCAGCTGAAGATGCTgagccagctggggctgctgccgaGCATCCCCCGACTCACCTGGACCAGCCGAAGAGGGGCGGTGCGGCGCAGGAGAAGGCCATTATCCAGGTAAAAGCGATGCCCATCATGGCGTGGGTCGCGGAGAAGCGGAAGTTTCCCATGGGCTTGCAGACGACGATGTAGCGTTCGATGGCCAGGACCACCAGGGACCACAGGGCAACCTGGCCtgcgggagggagggaaggagagcgTGCGGTGGTGGTGGGAGCTCCTCCGGGCTTGTGCTTCCCTTTGTGGTCACAGTGAAGAGCAGCGGGGATGGAGGGGTGGGGGATCAGCAAAGGATAACCCACGTCCCATGCGGTAACTGAGAACCTCCCTCAGACGTGTAAAAGGTCTGGGAGCTGAGGGAGCATCTGCGTTGTGGTGGGATGCTGGTGATGGAGGAGGGGGattgttattgattttttttaagttgattttttgttgatttaaaaaaaaaaatcaacaggcAGTAAGGGCGCAAGGAAGCATAGTTTCTGGCAAAGATGCCAGATGTGTTCAGACCTGTTGATGCCTTTAAATGTGTGTTTCAGGAGTCTTCTGCCAGTGCTGGATCGGGGGGAGGCATGCAGGGGAGGCTGTGTGGGTGAGCGTGCATGCACATGTATTTATAAGGGATAATTAAACTTCAGGGGATTGGGAGCGTTTAGTCGGTGCTGTAAGCCTGCTAATGCCCCCAGCTGTGATAATCTGCTGATAACTACACCCTGTGCTAGGATTCACTGGAGACCTGCTGCTCAGTGATTGCTTCCCATCAAACTTTCTTCCCGGTACTCAGGAGCCACTGCTTTCTTTAGTAAATAGGAAACCTGGAAGGGCAAATAATGCTGCTGGAAAACCCCTAGGCTCACTCCATCGGAAACAGTGCAGACTCACAGGGTCTTCCGACCCCAAGCCATTCCCTGGTCCGTGGCTTGGATCAGGATGcttagctttgttttttcctagcAGAAGATCCATCTTTTGTTGAGATCCGCATCATTGCAGGAAATACCCCGCTTAGGGGGAGAAAATTAAAGTCTTTGCACTGGCTGTGAGTGTCTGCAGCAAGGATTAGTGGTTGCCAGATAAATCACAAAGTGTAGTGTGGGCCTGGCTGGCTGCGTGGACTTGGGGTGCAAAATGGATTTTCCCTGTTTTGCAGGGGGGGCTTTCTGCAGGGCGAAGCATTAGCAGTGCTTGTATCCCTGAGAAATGAAATAAGGAAGCTCCCAAAGGCACCCAAATTGGGTGCAactggggcagagctgagcgGTTGCTGCAAAGTCTGGaatcctccttcccctccgtgttgctgctcttctcttctgGTTAAGAGCTGCCACAGCTTCCTTTTGctccaggatgagctgtggcctctctcctcctctccatgCCCACACCCCTTCTGCAggttccctctcctttcctgggatgtctcttccctctctgcaccctcccaAATGCTTCACCTTGTTCCAAAAAGGGAAGCCTTTTGGTAAAGATGCTTGGCGTTGACTCAAGGACACAGTGTGCCCGTCCCCAGCACATCTTTGCTAGTTGCACAACCTTGACGCAAGAACCCTGAAAGCACCCTGGGCAGCTTGGCCAAATGACCCCAGGCTGATCCTGCAAACCAGGATCCCTTCCCAGGCCTGCTCGTTTccttgcagcagccctgctAGTGGTGACGTGGGTGCATCTTGGCATCAAGGTCAGACTTGCATGAATCTCTTTTCATCCCCATCTTCGAGCCGCAGGGAAGAAGCATCATGCATGAAGAGCCCCATGCCGGTGGGACCATCCCAACAGCACCACAAAGGCATGGAGCTGGGCTCCTAAAGCCCTGAAGAAGCAAAATCACCCGTTGCCAAGCCTGGCCTCAGACCCAGGCTCCCGCCCCGCAGCCCTTACCTCCCAGCGTGGCGAAGAAACCCTCCACGGCACAGCCAACGGGGCCGAAGACGAAGTATCCATTCCAGGCCGTGTAGAAGGTGACCGTGAAGCCAAAACAGGCCATGAAGAGGTCAGCCACCGCCAGGTTGACCAGGATGTAGTTG
The Cygnus atratus isolate AKBS03 ecotype Queensland, Australia chromosome 24, CAtr_DNAZoo_HiC_assembly, whole genome shotgun sequence DNA segment above includes these coding regions:
- the LOC118259513 gene encoding green-sensitive opsin; the encoded protein is MNGTEGINFYVPMSNKTGVVRSPFEYPQYYLAEPWKYRLVCCYIFFLISTGLPINLLTLLVTFKHKKLRQPLNYILVNLAVADLFMACFGFTVTFYTAWNGYFVFGPVGCAVEGFFATLGGQVALWSLVVLAIERYIVVCKPMGNFRFSATHAMMGIAFTWIMAFSCAAPPLFGWSRYMPEGMQCSCGPDYYTHNPDYHNESYVLYMFIIHFIIPVVVIFFSYGRLICKVREAAAQQQESATTQKAEKEVTRMVILMVLGFMLAWTPYAVVAFWIFTNKGADFTATLMSVPAFFSKSSSLYNPIIYVLMNKQFRNCMITTICCGKNPFGDEDVSSAVSQSKTEVSSVSSSQVSPA